The DNA region CCGTGAGGCGGGTGATGGTGCGGTCCACGCCGTGCAGCGCAACGCGCAGCGGCACGCCCTCACGGGCCCAACCCGCGACCAGTTCGAAGGCAGGTCCGACAATCCGGACCAGGTGCCCGCCGTTGACGCGACAGAGGTGGGCCTCGACCGCGCGGCAGTAGGCGCCGATGTCGGTGGTGGCGTCGGCGGGCGGCGCCGCGGGCGCGTCATGACGACTCATGATCGCGCGCCCTCCAGCAACCACTCGACGTCGCCGCCGTGCACGAGCACCTCGGCCGATGCCGCGACCTGCACGCGGAGGGCACCGGCGTCGTCGATCCCGCGGGCGCGGCCACTGTGCGTCACGCCGTGATGATGCCAGCGGACTGGCGTGCCGTCGACGCTCGGCGCGGCGGCCAGCCAGGCCTCGCGCACCCGCGCCACGTCGCCGGCGGCCAGTGCCATCGTGCCGGCCGCGAGCCGCCCCAGCAGCGCCTCCACCACCTGGCTCGCCATGGCGAGCGAACCACCCGCCAGCGGACCGGCAAGCTCCTCGAGGGTGATCATCCGCGCCGCGACGTCGGGCGGCGCCTCGGCCGGACGCACGTTGATGCCGATGCCGAGCACCACGCTCCGCAGCACGCCGCCGTCGCTGGAACCCTCGGCGAGGATGCCCGCGAGCTTGCGCCACCGAGGGCCGGCGCCCTGAGGGGGCCCGCCGTGTCCGGCCGAAGCGGGAGGCGCGAAGGCGGACTCCCCTGTTCCCGAATCCCGCTTCCCGCTTCCCGCTTCTCCCCTGACCATGACGTCGTTGGGCCACTTCAGTTCGACCGGGACGTCGCAGACGTCGCGCACCGCTTCGACCACGGCGACGCCGGCCATCAGCGTGACGAGCGACGAGGCCGGCGAGGCCGGGTCCTGGCGCATGGCAGGCCAACGGTCCGGACGCAGCAACGTCGACACGTAGAGGCCGTGCGCCGCGGGCGAATGCCAAGCGGCGCCGCGACGGCCACGGCCGGCAGTCTGCTCCGCGGCAATCACGGTGTAGCCCTCCGGCGCGCCTTCTGCGGCGGCGCGCGCCACGTCGTCGTTGGTGGAACCGGTGGTGGCCCGCACCGACACGTGCCGCGCGAAGGCGTCGCCATGCGTGGCAGCGCGCTCGACGCCTGCACGCACCGCCTCCAGCCAGGCGTCGAGGGACGCGCTCACGGGGCGGGCGCGATCTTGAAGCTGAGGTCGACCGCAGGCGCCGAGTGGGTCAGCGCGCCGACCGACACGAAGTCGGCGCCCGTCGCCGCGATCGCCGGGATGCGATCCAGGGTGACGCCGCCCGACACCTCGATCTGGGCGCGCCCCCTGGCGCGGCGCACCGCCTCGGCAAGCGTCGCGAGGTCCATGTTGTCGGCCAGGATGCGCGTGGCGCCTGCGCCGAGGGCGACGTCGAGTTCCTCGAGCGTGCGCACCTCGACTTCGATGCTCATGTCGAGGCCTGCGTCGCGCATCCGCTGCAACGCCACGGCGACACCACCGGCCAGGGCGATGTGGTTGTCCTTGATCAGGATGCCGTCGTCGAGTGCGAAGCGATGGTTCGTGCCGCCGCCCGCCCGGACGGCGTACTTCTCCAGCACGCGCAGCGTCGGCGTCGTCTTGCGCGTGTCGAGGATGGTGAGCGAGGAGCCGGCGGCGGCTTCCACGTAGCGGCGCGTCACGGTGGCGATGCCGGACATGCGCTGCAGGTAGTTGAGGGCCGTCCGCTCGGCGGTGAGCAGCGCGCGCGCCCGTCCGGTGACCTCGGCCACCAGCGTACCGGCGGGACACCAGGCCCCGTCGTCGTGGTGACGGACCATCGTCGACGCGGGATCGAGCTGCAGGAACGTCTCCTCGGCGACGTCGAGCCCGGCGATCACGCAGTCCTGCTTGGCCAGCAACCGACCGACGCCACGCTGGTGCTCCTCGATGGTCCCCTCGGTGGTCGCATCGCCCCAACCGAGGTCCTCGGCCAGGGCGCGGCGCACGAGTTCGCGGTAGAGCGCGCGATCGAGGGGCACCGGAGGCGACGTCACGCGCCGACCTCCTTCGGGCTCGGCTCGAGCTCGCCGAGTTCGACCGTCGCCGTGCGGGCCTCGCCCTCGCTGGTGCGCACCTGCTGCACGAACCCCGAGGCCGCGACGTCGGTGCGCGCCGCCTCGAAGGCCGCCAGATCGGCCGCCGGCGCCGTGACGTGGAAGTCCACCACGGGCGTGCGGAGCGGCTTCTTCGCCTCGGACTTGGTGCGGCGGATCTCGCCGAGCGCCCAGGATGCCATCGCGAGGGCCTCCTCGCCGGCCGCGTCGCCCGCCCCGCCGAGCGACGCCAGCACGCCGTCGGCCGAGGGCCACGCCGCGCGATGCACCGACCCCTCCTTCCACCACGACCACACTTCCTCGGTGACGTAGGGCAGGAACGGCGCGAACAGCCGCAGCAGCGTGTCGAGCACCACGAGCATGGCGGCGTTGGCCGACGCCTGGCCCTCGGTGCCGAGGTCGCCATAGCGGCGCGCCTTCACGAGCTCGAGATAGTTGTCGCAGAAGTCCCAGAAGAACTGCTCGGAGCGCTCGAGGGCCCGCGTGTAGTTGTAGTCCTCGAGGTCCTGCGTGGCCTCGCCGACCAGCGCCGCCAGGCGCGTCAGCAGGCCGCGATCGACCGCCGCGGTGATGGCACCGGTCGGCTCGGTGCGGGCCAGCGCGAACTTGGCCGCGTTGAGCAGCTTCATGGCGAGCCGACGGCCGACCCGCATCTGGCCCGTGTCGAAGGCCGTGTCGGCGCCCGGCCGGCCGCTGGCCGCCCAGTAACGCACCGCGTCGGAGCCGTGCTCCTCGAGCAGGCCCATCGGCGTCACCACGTTGCCCTTCGACTTGGACATCTTCTTGCGGTCGGGATCGAGCACCCAGCCGGAGATCGCCGCGTGCTTCCAGGGCAGCACGTCGTGGCCGAGGTGGGCGCGCAGCACCGTCGAGAAGAGCCACGTGCGGATGATGTCGTGGGCCTGCGGGCGCAGGTCCAGCGGGAACACGCGCCCGAAGAAGTCCTCGTCGTCGCCCCACTGCGCCACGATCTGCGGCGTCAGCGAGGACGTCGCCCACGTGTCCATCACGTCGGGGTCGCCCACGAAGCCGCCCGGCACGCCACGCTGCGCGGCGTCGTAGCCGGGCGGCACGTCGGTCGACGGGTCCATCGGCAGCTGTGCCTCGGAGGGCAGGATCGGCTGGTCGTAGCGCACCGTGCCGTCCGGCGCGATCGGGTACCACACGGGGAACGGCACGCCGAAGAAGCGCTGCCGCGAGATGCACCAGTCGCCGTTCAGGCCCTCGACCCAGTTCTCGAAGCGCGCCCGCATGTAGGACGGGTGCCACTCGAGCTCGCGGCCGCGCGCGATGAGCGCGTCGCGGTGCGGCATCGTGCGGATGAACCACTGTCGGCTCGTGACGATCTCGAGCGGGCGATCGCCCTTCTCGAAGAACTTCACCGCGTGCGTGATCGGCCGCGGCTCGCCGATCAGGTCGCCCGACTCCTTGAGCTGCTCGACCAGCCGCGTCCGGGCCTGCGACGCGCCACGCCCCACCAGCGGCGCATACGCGGCCTCGGCGCGCGCCACGTCCACCGACGGCCACTGCTCGCTGCCGAAGACAATCGGGCGCAGCGTGCCGTTGGCCTCGATGATCGAGCGCACCGGCAGGTTCAGCTCACGCCACCAGATCACGTCGGTGAGGTCGCCGAACGTGCAGATCATCGCGATGCCGGTGCCCTTCTCGGGATCGGCGAGATGGTGCGGCCGAATCGGCACCTTGACGCCGAACAGCGGCGAGATCACCTCGGTGCCGAACAGCGGCTGGTAGCGGGCGTCGTCGGGATGCGCGACGAGGGCGACGCAGGCGGGGATCAGCTCCGGGCGGGTCGTGTCGATCTCGACGAAGCCCTGGCCGTCGGCGCGCGCGAACCGGATCTTGTGGTACGCGCCGGGCATCTGCCGGTCCTCGAGCTCGGCCTGCGCGACGGCGGTGCGGAAGTCCACGTCCCACAGCGTCGGCGCCTCGAGCTGGTAGGCCTGGCCCTTCTCGAGCAGGCGGAGGAACGCCAGCTGCGAGATCTTCTGCGCCCGCTTGCCGATGGTCGCGTAGGTCATCGACCAGTCCACCGACAGGCCGAGGTACCTCCAGAGGTGCTCGAAGGCCTTCTCGTCCTCTTCGGTCAGGCGCGTGCAGAGCTCGATGAAGTTCGGCCGCGACACCGAGATCGGCTGCTTGCCCGGCGTGGCCGGCGGCTCGAAGGCGGGCTCGTACGGCAGCGACGGATCGCAGCGCACGCCGTAGTAGTTCTGGACGCGACGCTCGGTGGGCAGGCCGTTGTCGTCCCAGCCCATCGGGTAGCAGACGGCGAAGCCCCGCATCCGCTTGTAGCGGGCGATGGCGTCGGTGTGCGTGTAGGAGAAGACGTGCCCCACGTGCAGCGAGCCGCTGACCGTCGGGGGCGGCGTGTCGATGGCGTAGACCTCCTCGCGCGGGCGCGTCCGGTCGAACCGGTAGACGCCTTCCGCCTCCCACCGGGCTTGCCATTTCGCTTCGAGGCCCTCGAGGGCCGGCTTCTCGGGAACACGGTAGGACGGGGACGACGCCTCGGACATCACCCGACGATCGTAGGGGGTGCCCCCTTGCGGCCGCAAGGGGGCGGCGTGGCGCCGCCGGGACGGATCAGCGCGCGCCGGCCTTGATCCTGGCGATTTCCTCGGAGATCAGCCGTTCGGCGACGTCGAGCACGCGGCGGGTGACCTCCTCGCGCAGCACCTTGTCGGTCAGGCGCGCGACCACCCGGCTGGCCACCTCCTCGATGAAGGCGTCGGTGATAACCCCGCCACCGGCCGCCGTGGCCGCCGGCGGGCCGACCGCCGCCGGGCCTTCCCCGCGCTCCTCGGCGAGGATGGCGGAGAACGCGCTCGCAAGCGACGACGAGGGCGCCGCCGCGGGGGCGGGTGCAGCAGCGGGCTCGTCGGCGTCTGCCCGAGCCTCGACGGGCGCGGCCGCGTCGGGGCCGTCGGCCAGGAACTCGACGCGAGCCAGCCCGGCTCGTCCCTGGCGGGCCGCCAGGTGCTGATCCAGGCGCGACGCGTAGGTGTCGACCCCGGGAGCCAGCGTGGCGGCCGGACCTTCGGCCGGCGGGGCGGCGCTGCCGGCGCGCGGCGGCGCGAACTCGCCGAGCGACTCGCCCCGCTCCCCGCCGAGCATCCGCTTGACCAGCGACACGACCTGCTGCGGCTCGAACGGCTTCACGAGCACGGCGTCGGCCTGGCAGGCCTCGGCACGCCGGTCGTCGATCGGCTCGAAGGCGCCGGTCATGAGCACCACGGGCACCTGGGACAGCGACGCCTGGCCGCGCACCCAGGCCGCCACGTCGTAGCCGTCGCGGGCCGGCATCGTCGTGTCAGCCAGGATCACGTCCGGCTTGTTGCCCGCGCCGAGGTAGCCCACCACCTCGTCGCCGTCGCTGAACGAGACGACCTTGAACCCCTCGTCGGCGAAGGTCAGCTCGATCACGCGCTGGACCGTGACACTGTCATCGGCCAGCAACAGCGTGTAGCTCATGGGGCTGAGCGTAGTCACGCCGGAGAGCAGCCGTCAAGCACGGGCGGAACTCGGGGCGCCCCGTCCTCGTCGATTCACGCGGCGCTCACGGGGCGCGCCGGCCCCTCCGGAGCCGGATTGTCGCCCCGCCGGGGCGGCGGCGTGATGTTCGGCCCCCGCTCCTTCCAACGTTCTGCAGGTGTCGGGCCGTGCACGCCTGCGGCCCACGGAGCCTCCCATGCGTCTGGTCCTCAAAATCGTCGGTGTCCTGGCCGTCTGTCTCGTCGTGATTGCCGCCGGCGGCTACTCCTATCTCCTGCTCGCCTACCCCAAGGTCGGCGACGCGCCGGTCCTGAAGGCCGAGGCGTCTCCGGAGCGCATCGCCCGCGGCAAGTACCTGGCCGACCACGTCGCGGTGTGCACCGATTGCCACAGCCAGCGCGACTGGAGCCGTTACGCCGGGCCCATCAAGCCCGACACCTACGGCGCCGGTGGAGAGGTCTGGGACGAGACGGTGGGTTTCCCGGGCCGCCTCGTGGCGCGCAACATCACCCCAGCCAACCTCGCCTCGTGGAGCGACGGCGAGATCGTGAGGGCGTTCACCGAGGGCGTGTCGCGCGACGGCACCCCGCTGTTCCCGCTGATGCCCTACACCTCGTACGGCAAGTTCATGGCGCGCGAGGACGCGCTCGCCATCGTGGCGTACCTCCGCACCATCCCCTCGCGCTCGCAGCAGATCGCCGACCGCCGCCTGCACTTCCCGCTGCCGCTGATCGTGCGGACGATGCCGACGCCGGCCGCCACCACGACCGCACGGCCCGATCCGTCGGACCCCGTCGCCTACGGCCGCTACCTGGTGAACATCGCCGGCTGCGCCGACTGCCACACGCCGACCGACGCACGCAAGGCGCCCCTGCCGGACATGCGGCTGGCCGGCGGCCAGGAGTTCCCGCTGCCCAACGGGCTGATCGCGCGATCGGCCAACCTCACGTCCGACGCGACGACGGGCCTCGGCGGCTGGAGCGAGGATCAGTTCATCGAGAAGTTCAAGGCGTACGCCGATGGCACGCCGCACGTGCCGGTGACGACCCGGGACTTCAACACGCCGATGCCGTGGCAGTCGTACTCGGGGATGACCCGCGACGATCTCGCGGCGATCTTCGCGTACCTCAAGACGGTGCCGGCGATCCGCCACCAGGTGGAGAAGGTCGGCCGGCAGGCGGCGGCGACGAACGAGTAAGAAGGGGAGAAGAGCAGAAGGCAAACCGGGAAGGAACAAGGACCGCAAGGCGAAGAAGGCAGCACAAGGTTCCTTTCTCCTTCCCGCTCTGCCTTCTTTCCTTCTACGCTTCTACTCTTCTTTCCTTGCTCTTCCTGATGACGTCGACGATGGCCTGCATCGAGGTGCCGGGCAGGAAGACGCCCCCGATGCCGATCTCGCGCAGGCGCGGGACGTCCTGGTCCGGGATGATCCCGCCGACCAGCACCAGCACGTCGTCGAGGCCCTCGGCCTTCAGGAGCGACATCAGCCGCGTGCACACGTGCATGTGAGCGCCCGAGAGGATCGACAGGCCAATGACGTCGGCATCCTCCTGCAGGGCTGCCGAGACGATCTGCTCGGGCGACTGGCGCAGCCCGGTGTAGATGACCTCCATGCCGGCGTCACGCAGCGCGCGCGCGATCACCTTCGCGCCACGGTCGTGACCGTCGAGGCCCGGCTTGGCGATCACCACTCGGATGGGACGGTCAGTCATGCTGGTCGGCCTTCTGCATTCGGCCTGCGGCCTTCGACATCATCGCTCCGGCATCATCGCGCCTGCCCTGAGCGATGTCGAAGGGCATCGCGGCATTCGGCGCGCTCAGAATTCGGTGCGCTCGGTGTACTCCCCCCACACCTCACGCAGCGCGTCGCACATCTCGCCCACCGTCGCGTAGGCGCGCACCGCGTCGAGGAGCGGTTCCATGATCGGGCCGGTGCCCCGCGCGGCCGTGCGAAGCGCCTCGAGTGAGGCCGCCACCGCGCCGGCATCGCGCTGCGCCTTGATGCGCACCAGCGCCGCCAGTTGCGTGTCGGCCACCGTGTCGTCGATGTAGAGGATCTCGAGCGGCGGCTCGTGGTCCGCGACGAAGGCGTTGACCCCGACGACGACCTTGCGTCCGGTGTCGACGGCCTGCTGGAACCGGTAGGCGCTCTCGGCGATCTCCCGCTGCGGGAAGCCCGCCTCGATGGCCGCCACCATGCCGCCCATGGCGTCGATGCGGTCGAAGTAGGCGAGCGCCTCGGCCTCGATGTCGTCGGTCAGCTTCTCCACGTACCACGAACCGCCCAGCGGGTCGACCACGTTGGCCACGCCGCTCTCGTACGCGATCACCTGCTGCGTCCGCAGCGCGAGCGTCGCCGCTTCCGTGGTGGGCAGCGCCAGTGCCTCGTCGAGCGAATTGGTGTGCAGCGAGTTGGTGCCGCCGAGCACGCCGGCCAGCGCCTGGATGGCGGTGCGGACGACGTTGTTGTACGGCTGCTGCGCGGTCAGCGACACGCCGGCGGTCTGGGTGTGGAAGCGCAGTTGCCAGGCCTTCTCGTGGCGCGCGCCGAACCGCTCGCGCATGACGCGCGCCCAGATCCGCCGCGCCGCCCGGTACTTGGCGATCTCCTCGAAGAAGTCGTTGTGGGCGTTGAAGAAGAACGACATCCGCGGCACGAAGGCATCGACGTCGAGGCCGGCCGCCACGCCCCACTGCACGTACTCGATGCCGTCGCGCAGCGTGAAGGCGAGCTCCTGAGCCGCGGTCGCGCCGGCCTCCCGGATGTGGTACCCGCTCACCGAGATCGTGTTCCAGCGCGGCACGTGCTCGCCGCAGAAGCGGAAGGTGTCGACGATCAGCCGCATCGAGGGGCGCGGCGGATAGATGTACTCCTTCTGGGCGATGAACTCCTTGAGGATGTCGTTCTGGAGGGTGCCGTTGAGGCGCGACCAGGGCACGCCCTGCCGCTCGGCGACGACCAGGTACATCGCCAGCAGCATCGGGGCCGGCGAGTTGATGGTCATCGAGGTGCTCACCGCACCGAGGTCGATGCCGTCGAACAACGCCTCCATGTCGGCGAGCGTGACGACGCTCACGCCGCACTTGCCGACCTCGCCGAGCGACAGCGGATGGTCCGGGTCGCGGCCCATCAACGTCGGCAGGTCGAAGGCGACACTCAGGCCGGTGCCGCCGGCCGCGAGCAGGTCCTTGTAGCGTCGGTTCGTGTCGGCCGCCGTGCCGAAGCCCGCGAACTGGCGCATCGTCCACAGCTTGCCGCGATAGCCCGAGGCGTGGATGCCGCGCGTGTAGGGGTAAGCGCCGGGCTCACCGATATCGCGCGCGTGATCGCGACCCGCCGCGTCCTCAGGGCCATAGACGGGCGCCACCTCGCGGCCGCTCACCGAGGTGAACTCGCGGGCCGGCTCCGCGGCCACGCCGACCTCCCTTCCCGCGACAGTCGTCACCCGGTCACCTTCACGCCGGTCAGCTTGCGCGGCGCGTCGTCGCCGTTGCCGGCCTTGACCTCGATGAGGAAGTCGCCGGCCGGCAGGCTGGCCAGCGGGATCTCGGCCTCGTGCGTGAACGGACTGCCGGCCGGGGCCGGCCGGACGACGAGCGCGCTCATGCCGTCGCCGGTGCGGCTCATCAGCCGGATCGCCGGGGCGCCGCCCGAGACGTGCACGCGCAGCAGCAGCTTCTCGGTGCGGCTGAAGGCGCGCGCCGCGGTCGGCTGCGCAGTCGCGGCGCCGGCCAGCGCCTGCAGGTCGCGCGCCGTACGGGCCCGGAACAGCGCGGGCGTGCCGACCACGATCGGCTCCTTGCTGAAGTCGGGCACGGCCAGGTCGAGCATGTCCGATCCGAGGACGCTGCCCGACCCGCCCTCCATCTGCACCTTCACCTGCGCCGCGCCCGGGGCGATGAGGAACGAGGCCTGGCCCCCACCCGGCGACGGCACCGCCGTCGTCGGGGCGGCAGGCACCTTGCCCCGGTACACGGGGCCGTCCTTCTCGTTGACGGCCATGACGGTCACCTGCGACACCGGCTCCCCGCCTGGCGCGGCCTGGCCGGGCGCGCCGGTGACCGGCTCCCACGAGAAGAGCACCTTCGTCTTGCCGCTCGGGTCGGGCGCGTAGCCGACCCAGGTGCGCACGCTGCGCGCCCGCGCCACCTTGTCGATCTCCGACAGCGCGCCCTGCACGTCGGGCGGCGGCCCGGCCTTGGGCGCGGCCATCGCCGTCGCCGCCTCGTCGGGCCTGAGCGCCCAGTAGCCGCGTCGGGCGCGGACCTCGATGCCCGGCCGCTTGACGCGCACCTTGATCTGGTGGAAGCGCCCGTCGGTCGGCGCCGCCGACGAGGAGTACCCGAGCAGGTAGTAGGCGCTGGCGTCGCGTAGCATCTGCGCGAGCCCGCCACCGAGGTCGTTGCGGTTGACGATCGCGCGGCCGTCGGTCTCGTCGGCCATGACGCGGAGCGACTCCTGCGTCTGGCGCAGCGAGGCGGCGTCCATGGTGAGGCCGACGCCTTCGTTGATGTCGAACTCGAACCCGGCCAGGCCGCGGGGGTCGAGCATGTAGAGCGACACGTTGTTGCGGTTGGCGTCGGTGGTGACGTCGCGCATCAGCATGCGGATGTCCATGTCGCCGAAGAACCGGTCGCGGTCGACGGCCATCGCGGCCAGCGGGTCCACCGACGCGTCGCCGGTCAACGCCGAGGTGCCACGCCCGACGATGCCGCTCTGCGCGTTGTTGCCACGCAGTTGCGGCGGCACGAAGTCGGTGTAGCCCTCGCTCACCACGATCACCGTCTTGCGGCCCTCGCGCATGCCGCCGAGGCGCGTCATCAGGCCGCGCAACGCCGACAGGCTCACCTGGTTGCGGATCTTCTCGACCACCTGCGTGGGGTAGTTGGCGTACTGCTCCTCGAAGATGTTGCGTGGCGGGATGTACTGGTACTTGCGCCCCTGCCAGCTCAGGATCTGCTGGATGACCGCCTTCTTGTTGCGCGTGAAACTGACCGCGCGCAGCGGATCGAGCGGGTACATCATCGCGATCATGTCGAGCGGCCCGACCTGCGTCTCGATGAACTTGACCAGCGGCTCCTTCACCGCGAGGCTCGCCCCGAGGCGCACGTGGTAGTCGTCGAAGAAGATGACGAACAGCCGCACGTCGTCGCGACGCGCCTCCGACTCCTCGGCATAGATCGAGTTGATCTCGCGCGGCTCGGCCTCACCCGGCGGCGGGTTGCCGTCGACGCGCACCAGCTTGAACGTCTCGATGGCCTGCGCCTGGCCGTCCTCGAGCACCTCGAAGTCGTCGCGCGACAGGTCGGCGACCGGCCGCCCCTGCTTGTCGGTGACGATGGCGTCGACGCGGACGAAGTTGATGCCCGTGCGGAAGGTCGGCTGCGAGGCGTTCGGGTCCTGCGGGTCGGTGCCCGGTGCCGGTGGCTGGCCGGCGGGGGCCTGCGTGGCGGGAGGGGTGCCAGCCCGCGACTGCCCGCCCGACGCCCCCGCAGGGCGCCCCTGCGCGGGTGGCGCAGAGGACTGTTGCGCGGCGACACCGGCGAGCGAGGCCGAGAGCAGGCCGCTGACGATGGCGACGCGGGCTCGGGATGCGTCCAGCGAACGCACCCGGCGGGCAAGGGTCCTGATCATGCGTGGCAGTGATGATAGCATCACGAATCGAGGCATCTCCGGTGCGGAACTGTTCCTCTTTCGACGCCCGTCCGTGGCTTGTCGGTCGGATCCGCGCCCCCCACCGCTGAGGACGATCCGTGACCACGCCCGCGCTCGACATGCCCCCGGCCCTGACCTCGCTGACCGAGGACGAGCGACTCCTCCGCCAGAGCGTCCGCGAGTTCGCCGCCCAGGAACTCGCCCCCCGCGCGCGCGCCATGGACGAGGCCGCCCGGCTCGACCCTGCCCTGCTGCCACGGCTGTTCGGGATGGGCCTGATGGGGGTCGAGGTGCCGGAGCGCCATGGCGGGGGCGGCGGCACCTTCTTCCACTCGGTGCTCGTGGTCGAGGAACTGTCGCGGGTCGACCCGGCCGTCGGGGTGCTCGTCGACGTCCAGAACACGCTGGTCGTCAACGCGCTGCTCCGCTGGGGGAACGACGAGCAGCAACGCGCCTGGCTGCCCCGCCTCGCCGCCGACGCGGTCGGGGCGTACGCGCTCTCGGAGGCCGGCTCGGGCAGTGACGCCTTCGCGCTCACCACGCGTGCGACGGCCGACGCCGACGGGTACGTCATCGACGGTCGCAAGCTCTGGATCACCAACGCGGCCGAGGCGTCGCTGTTCATCGTGTTCGCGACGCTCGACCCGGCGGCCGGCTACAGGGGCATCACGGCATTCCTGGTCCCCCGCGACACGCCCGGCCTGGCCGTCGGCAAGAAGGAGGACAAGCTGGGCATCCGCGCCAGCAGCACCTGCGAGCTCGTGTTCGAGCGGTGCCGGGTGCCCGCGTCGGCGGTGCTCGGCGAGGTCGGCAAGGGCTACAAGGTGGCGATCGAGACGTTGAACGAGGGACGCATCGGCATCGGCGCACAGATGGTCGGCCTGGCGCAGGGCGCGCTCGACCACGCCATCGCGTACACGAAGCAGCGCAAGCAGTTCGGCAAGGCGATCGCCGACTTCC from Luteitalea sp. TBR-22 includes:
- the nadC gene encoding carboxylating nicotinate-nucleotide diphosphorylase; this encodes MTSPPVPLDRALYRELVRRALAEDLGWGDATTEGTIEEHQRGVGRLLAKQDCVIAGLDVAEETFLQLDPASTMVRHHDDGAWCPAGTLVAEVTGRARALLTAERTALNYLQRMSGIATVTRRYVEAAAGSSLTILDTRKTTPTLRVLEKYAVRAGGGTNHRFALDDGILIKDNHIALAGGVAVALQRMRDAGLDMSIEVEVRTLEELDVALGAGATRILADNMDLATLAEAVRRARGRAQIEVSGGVTLDRIPAIAATGADFVSVGALTHSAPAVDLSFKIAPAP
- a CDS encoding c-type cytochrome, encoding MRLVLKIVGVLAVCLVVIAAGGYSYLLLAYPKVGDAPVLKAEASPERIARGKYLADHVAVCTDCHSQRDWSRYAGPIKPDTYGAGGEVWDETVGFPGRLVARNITPANLASWSDGEIVRAFTEGVSRDGTPLFPLMPYTSYGKFMAREDALAIVAYLRTIPSRSQQIADRRLHFPLPLIVRTMPTPAATTTARPDPSDPVAYGRYLVNIAGCADCHTPTDARKAPLPDMRLAGGQEFPLPNGLIARSANLTSDATTGLGGWSEDQFIEKFKAYADGTPHVPVTTRDFNTPMPWQSYSGMTRDDLAAIFAYLKTVPAIRHQVEKVGRQAAATNE
- a CDS encoding methylmalonyl-CoA mutase; amino-acid sequence: MAAEPAREFTSVSGREVAPVYGPEDAAGRDHARDIGEPGAYPYTRGIHASGYRGKLWTMRQFAGFGTAADTNRRYKDLLAAGGTGLSVAFDLPTLMGRDPDHPLSLGEVGKCGVSVVTLADMEALFDGIDLGAVSTSMTINSPAPMLLAMYLVVAERQGVPWSRLNGTLQNDILKEFIAQKEYIYPPRPSMRLIVDTFRFCGEHVPRWNTISVSGYHIREAGATAAQELAFTLRDGIEYVQWGVAAGLDVDAFVPRMSFFFNAHNDFFEEIAKYRAARRIWARVMRERFGARHEKAWQLRFHTQTAGVSLTAQQPYNNVVRTAIQALAGVLGGTNSLHTNSLDEALALPTTEAATLALRTQQVIAYESGVANVVDPLGGSWYVEKLTDDIEAEALAYFDRIDAMGGMVAAIEAGFPQREIAESAYRFQQAVDTGRKVVVGVNAFVADHEPPLEILYIDDTVADTQLAALVRIKAQRDAGAVAASLEALRTAARGTGPIMEPLLDAVRAYATVGEMCDALREVWGEYTERTEF
- a CDS encoding biotin--[acetyl-CoA-carboxylase] ligase, producing the protein MSASLDAWLEAVRAGVERAATHGDAFARHVSVRATTGSTNDDVARAAAEGAPEGYTVIAAEQTAGRGRRGAAWHSPAAHGLYVSTLLRPDRWPAMRQDPASPASSLVTLMAGVAVVEAVRDVCDVPVELKWPNDVMVRGEAGSGKRDSGTGESAFAPPASAGHGGPPQGAGPRWRKLAGILAEGSSDGGVLRSVVLGIGINVRPAEAPPDVAARMITLEELAGPLAGGSLAMASQVVEALLGRLAAGTMALAAGDVARVREAWLAAAPSVDGTPVRWHHHGVTHSGRARGIDDAGALRVQVAASAEVLVHGGDVEWLLEGARS
- the valS gene encoding valine--tRNA ligase, which codes for MSEASSPSYRVPEKPALEGLEAKWQARWEAEGVYRFDRTRPREEVYAIDTPPPTVSGSLHVGHVFSYTHTDAIARYKRMRGFAVCYPMGWDDNGLPTERRVQNYYGVRCDPSLPYEPAFEPPATPGKQPISVSRPNFIELCTRLTEEDEKAFEHLWRYLGLSVDWSMTYATIGKRAQKISQLAFLRLLEKGQAYQLEAPTLWDVDFRTAVAQAELEDRQMPGAYHKIRFARADGQGFVEIDTTRPELIPACVALVAHPDDARYQPLFGTEVISPLFGVKVPIRPHHLADPEKGTGIAMICTFGDLTDVIWWRELNLPVRSIIEANGTLRPIVFGSEQWPSVDVARAEAAYAPLVGRGASQARTRLVEQLKESGDLIGEPRPITHAVKFFEKGDRPLEIVTSRQWFIRTMPHRDALIARGRELEWHPSYMRARFENWVEGLNGDWCISRQRFFGVPFPVWYPIAPDGTVRYDQPILPSEAQLPMDPSTDVPPGYDAAQRGVPGGFVGDPDVMDTWATSSLTPQIVAQWGDDEDFFGRVFPLDLRPQAHDIIRTWLFSTVLRAHLGHDVLPWKHAAISGWVLDPDRKKMSKSKGNVVTPMGLLEEHGSDAVRYWAASGRPGADTAFDTGQMRVGRRLAMKLLNAAKFALARTEPTGAITAAVDRGLLTRLAALVGEATQDLEDYNYTRALERSEQFFWDFCDNYLELVKARRYGDLGTEGQASANAAMLVVLDTLLRLFAPFLPYVTEEVWSWWKEGSVHRAAWPSADGVLASLGGAGDAAGEEALAMASWALGEIRRTKSEAKKPLRTPVVDFHVTAPAADLAAFEAARTDVAASGFVQQVRTSEGEARTATVELGELEPSPKEVGA
- a CDS encoding response regulator gives rise to the protein MSYTLLLADDSVTVQRVIELTFADEGFKVVSFSDGDEVVGYLGAGNKPDVILADTTMPARDGYDVAAWVRGQASLSQVPVVLMTGAFEPIDDRRAEACQADAVLVKPFEPQQVVSLVKRMLGGERGESLGEFAPPRAGSAAPPAEGPAATLAPGVDTYASRLDQHLAARQGRAGLARVEFLADGPDAAAPVEARADADEPAAAPAPAAAPSSSLASAFSAILAEERGEGPAAVGPPAATAAGGGVITDAFIEEVASRVVARLTDKVLREEVTRRVLDVAERLISEEIARIKAGAR
- a CDS encoding cobalamin B12-binding domain-containing protein, which encodes MTDRPIRVVIAKPGLDGHDRGAKVIARALRDAGMEVIYTGLRQSPEQIVSAALQEDADVIGLSILSGAHMHVCTRLMSLLKAEGLDDVLVLVGGIIPDQDVPRLREIGIGGVFLPGTSMQAIVDVIRKSKERRVEA